In Apis mellifera strain DH4 linkage group LG1, Amel_HAv3.1, whole genome shotgun sequence, the sequence TACGTAATACAGAAATATCGTCGATATTACCATGATCCAATTAGAGAGATATAAGAATCACAAACGATAAAGATCAACGGTTGTTTTCAAGGAAATCGTAGATTCAACGAGAATGTTAACGTTTCTTGCTAACATTCGCGGAAACAGATTGTAGGGAAAAGAGGCATAAAATCCACGagttgtttcattttatttgctattaattaacgtaaaaaagtaaaattaagagATCGAGTTTAAATAAGATGCCCGAATtcgtttgcaaaaaaattcggAATATCCTTTTTATGTGATTAAAAGATATCgatagaaaagaaagtaaaaggaGAAAGTACATATTCGTTCGCGAGAGCTAATATACCGAAAGATACGACGATCGTAGATAAAAGATTAAACCGACAAGAGATTTCCTTTCTCCACGCGAACAGAACGTCTCACAAATGAATGGTCGATGATAACGAGACCAGACGTCGTGTTTTCGGTGCACGAAAGCCTTTGGAACAACTCGTTTGCTTTTAGATCTGTTGAAAGAACGATCGTTGCATGTTGGCATGGGTATCCCTCGAACtaagattgataaattaaattggtgGTACGATATTAAGCTTAATAAACGTGATCACAGAACAACACTCCCGTGGCACTTTTCGTGGCATTTCGTGGCatcgtgataaaaatatcggatagaaaatataataactggttaatcatttttcatcgaatgCAACTGAATTCGCTGTATaaagaaagttttaatttttaagatttctatCTTGATTCTCATAGAATAtgattcgtttcgaatcgaatgtCGTGGCGAGTTCTGTTTGAATTGAACTTTGAACTCGGTGATTTGCGATCGTagcaatttttctcttctttctttttgccgCTTTGATATGTGATAAATATGAATCAGATTATATCTAGTAGGCTGTGACGGGGTGATCGACCTTCGAATGCGGCATGATGACGAGTGATCGAGGAATGAGCGGAAGAGATGAAATCTTTGCGCTCAACTAATTCTAAGAATATTTATGGAGGTTGAAGTACATGAAGGCACACATTGTAAAATTGCgaacgtgaaatttttaagagtATCGTTTGATTGGAAACAATCAGAGTTCTTGAAAATCTGTTGGAGAGTTGTTGAATAAGCATTCATTCATTTAAGACTACACAGTGACAAATGTTTGTCTTATCGTacgttctatttttaaatattttttttccccgatgCACTTATGTTATGTATACATTACAAGTTGCGTATCCCGACTATTTTTCGTTACAGGTAAAACATTCTGCCAGTCTTGTAAGAAGAAGTGCAGCGGGGAGGTACTACGAGTGCAGGACAAGTATTTCCACATAGGGTGTTTCAAGTGTGCTCAATGTAACGCGAGCTTAGCGCAGGGTGGTTTTTTCGCGCGCGAGGGCTCTTACTATTGCACCAAGGtactggaaaataaaaaaataagaaatcaaaGCTACGTTAAAAGCCTTATAAAAACCGAGAAAACCTCGATTATGCGAAGCGTGTAACGCGAATCGCGATAAATAGATCgcgttctttatttttcttctttcgtttcaagtttttttttttttctttttacttcgaAACATTCGgaagaaacgataaaacgGTATATCATCtcgaacaatttcaaaaagtcTCGATAAAATCGCGCGTAAAATTCGTTACAAAGTTTTCTCCTCTTCAATCTCCTCGTTTTATCTTGGTGCGCAAATAAACCATTGCATGCGATGACAAACGAGACTGCGAAGATCGTTGAGAAGGGTATATTTCACGCGTTCGCTCCGGGATGCTATGTCTGGCGAATCGCTCGTAACGATCGTGTGGgcttcttaatttttcaggATTACAGGGAACGGTGGGGAACGAAGTGCGCAGGTTGTGGAGAATACGTGGAAGGCGACGTGGTCACTGCCGGAGACAAGCATGCCTTCCATCCCAACTGTTTCCACTGCCAACGATGCAGACAACCGTTACTCGGACAGGGAACCAAGGTTTCCCTCGTCCAAGGTGCGTTTCccatcgaaattattaacattcttttttaatcgtttcagGAAAAAAACCATCGAGGTGGCGCGACAAGATGATACTTCTTAAACTGCGCTTCCTAAAAATCTAATCGAGTCTAGTggcaatttctaatttttgtaaatcataCTCGATCGAGGACAATCCGGTTTAAATTCGAAAGGAGAACGAAGATTCGTTGGTGGCGATTCGATGGTCGGAATTGGAGTACCGGTAAACCTGTTAAAGGCAAATTACCACTTAGGTGTATCGTGAGCGAGGTTACGCTCACGTGGCCTTGTAACGATTACGCGGTGAACGCTTAAAAATACGCACGCGTCGAAACGAGCGTATCGCAAATTAAACTTGCTCCGTTTCGCTTCTCCTCATTGTTTCCTCGTGCAAATATTTATGCGCATCTTCTACCACCGTTGTTGTATCGATCTGGCCGGTCGAGGACAACGATAATACCgcttatttttaaacgataccGCAAATAAGACAATACCACTGCGTGCGGTAGATTCGATACTCAATCTTTGAACTCTTCGATTAGAAGAATGTGTACACGCGTTCCAAGAAAATTGAGACGATAACTCGAAGCACGTTTACCGATTACCGTgagaaattgatcgatcgtATCGATCGGCGAAGCTGGAATCGGTTTGGTTATTTATAcgcgaagagaaaaggaacaaCGAATGGACGAGCGCGAACGCTTCTCCTTTTTTACAAGCCGTTGGTATTGCGCGTTGCGACGATGAATCAGCCGCGAAGATACGGGATCTATGGTTCGTTTCTCGAATAAAAGAAGACAATGCGGAGCGTATGCGGATCGTCGACCGGATCTGTCCAATCTCAATTAACAGAGCGTTGTCTATAGGTCAAGCTCTTTGCCACCGATGCGTCGGTATCCCTGTGCGAGAGGCCTCGACGCCAATCGGGAATAGCTCCGCCACCAGAGGATCCGGAGATGGGCCCTCCGACCCCGGTGCCTGCGCTGGTTGCGGAAACCAATTACGAGAAGGTCAGGCTTTGGTAGCTCTCGATCGACAGTGGCACGTATGGTGTTTAAAATGTCACAGCTGTGACACCGTCCTTCATGGAGAGTATATGGGAAAGTGAGTGAAAACATTTAACATggattaatatttccaatcttttacaatattgcgttaaatattttattattgggaAAGTAATATCGGATTCGtgagtgaaaaatattaaagcgaATTGTTATGTATCGATATCGATGTAATCAGTATTGAgatcatttttctaaaatttatattgtaaatttcgtAAATGGTAACAGAAATGCAAGAATTGCTTTGtgtggattaatttttaaaaattcaggcGAAAGTAGAATATTTTGTAGATTTAACGCGCGTAATgttccatttatttaaaattaagttacttttatatttaatgcgCTAGACGAAAAAGAAATCCGAGAAAGTATGGCCTAGAAAATAACTCGAGAAACGTTGAAATTTAGCTGATTTTTAGTTGATAGTTAGAGCAAACCGTCGGGGATTTGTCTAGATTAGAATCGGAGAAAGTTAGGACTCATTAGACCCAACTATTAGCGCTTATCTAAACTGTCTAACAAACACGCTTCTTTGAACGAACGAAATTCCTCGACTTTGATCGGCAGAGACGGGGTGCCTTATTGCGAGAAGGATTACCAGAAGTTGTTCGGCGTGAAATGCGCCTATTGCAATCGTTACATCAGCGGAAAGGTGCTGCAGGCAGGTGACAATCATCATTTTCACCCGACTTGTGCCCGTTGCACCAAGTGTGGCGATCCTTTCGGCGATGGAGAGGAGATGTACTTGCAGGGCGCTGCCATTTGGCATCCCCGCTGTGGCCCGGGCCCTAGCGGACCCAATGGTATCGTGAACGGCCACGGAGAAGCTCACACGCCACAGCATCGAGAATCGGAACGGATTTCCAGCAGCGCATCGGAGATGCAGGTAAGATAGCGGGGATCGGAGGAAAGTCGGAAGTTCAATTAAGGTCATCGACTGTCCGACTACTTCCGTCGATGTTACGATCACTTTCCGTCGATCGATGAGCAGTCAAATAGGATTCGAATCTTCTAATcgcgatttcttttttgttttttatgatTCGTTACCGCGAATTTTTGAATCGGAACTGGCCaactgtatattatatttagtttttgtaaaatattgtatcataCGTGTACAATTCGTCTGTGTACAGATCACTGCATTTGTttcatcgttttatttttgtgattaTTCATAGCTATTTtagtattcatttttttcccccctgtAATCACGATAGTCATGGATCATTAAATACGTCGCAGAGGGAAAGGtgtcattaatattttccatgGAATACGGACGTGTAATATCTAATATCATCCGTTTATGTATTCGACAACGCGTGATTAATTGCTTCAAATAACATTCATCTCGAACATCGACATTCGTAATTAACGCGTGCACGTCGCTGTCCACGTCCGCCAATTGCATTTTTCCGTTCAATTGCATCGTACACCGTTGATCGACCTAAATCGTGTCCGTGCGCATACTTGAATTTTGAAGTTTGCCAttcgatcgtaaaaaaaaaggcgGCAGggggaaataaaaagagaaacaaggGGGGAAAAATAACCAAGAGGAAATATATTGCTCTCGAGCCAGCTCTGGCTCGCGAAATACGAAGTTCAGCTTGCATCGTGCTTATATTTGGACTGTTGTACGACACGTACTTTCATGTGAAACGTTTTTTGCTGCTCGGTTCATTTTTGTGTTCGTTGTTGTTATACAGAGCAATTTAGAGTAGACCAATTTAGAGCCTAAAGTGTacttactcttttttttttttttttttttctctctttttttattcgtaattagCTTTGTGTATAGCTTCATTCCCATTGTATTCAACGATACACTATGTGGCTTTTAATGCATATGTTCCTTAACATGTCGTATCTTTATAGCACGCTTCGATGcccaaaattttatatacatatattatacatatacatatttatatatatttatatatacgtatatatttttaacgatttatcatttatgatttgatcttctttattatttttttatttttattgttgctTTCTTAATCgttgtttatcttttttttttttcgcacgaTCATTGTGTATAGTTTTCATTGCGGTCACGCACGCCAAGCCTGAACGGATCACTCTGCAGCCCTTACAGCAGCCTCAGTCGCAAGGTATGCCATGTATCTCCTAGCACAGCCATTCTCTCAAGAGAtacctttaattatttatgaaatattttgaaatatttacgatCCGTACTCCTGATTTCATTTTGTAACAACTagcttcgaaaatttaatatatatttcgaaatttgtacATCGTTGATGAACGATGTTGccttataaattttcgattattcttctatttactTTGCATTTCTACGGGTagtggaaatatttatatatatttatatataaaaaaaaagtgagaagatattattgaaatttaaatttaatagtaaatagaaattcagatatagatatatacacttttcttgattatttaaaaataattttgaattaaaaatgccCTAAAAGATAAGATGATTACGAGTATAACGACtttttaataactattatcgatgataaatttcatCATCTAAGATGACTCACTATACtaatttattctcaaatatttaacGAAGCTAGTTTTCGCGATTacgaaagatttttcaatgACATCTCGAAACAGTGGATTTCTCTTGAGAGAAAATCAAAGCGCGTtgagtttttattattcctttgcCGAGTAAATTTAGCTGTATGAGAGACGCTTTTAAGATTgatcgaaaaagaaacagCATGAGTTTAGCCGTGATAATATACGTTAATTGCCCCAGTATTATCCCGCGCGAACTGGAAGTCCCGGATTGATATTGCGAGAATACGGACGTGGTCCATCCGAAGATGTGTCTAGGATTTACACTTACTCGTATTTGACCGAAACGCCGACCCAAGGATACTTGAGACGTCCGATACAGCCGTACGACAAACCTCCGACTAGCCCACACTTTCATAGACCTAGCTGTAAGTGGTATTCATCTTTATTTCTCTCGAgatcgaaagaattttgataaaaaattaaatcgatcgaatcaatTCTGTAGAGTTGtacagaattaaatattaaaatattattaaatattaaaacggaACGGTGGATCGTACGTGATATACGTGTCGCTAAATCATgcgatgattttattttagcgTCACGTTCGATAAGAAGCAGCGGCGGACGCAGCAGCCGATCTGGAATGCGTGCTCTGGTCGATGCTCTCAGCGAGACCAGACCAAAGTCACCGGCCAGTCAAGTAGATAATGACGAGCCAATAGAGCTGGCGCATTATCCGGACGCCATGAAACCTCCTCCTGGAACCAAACCGCCGATCGAGAGAGATGATTTTCCCGCTCCACCTTATCCTTATACAGATCCTGAAAGACGTAGACGATGGTCCGACACTTATAAGGTAACACGACGAAttgcgatttatttttaagttctcTACGCGTTCGATCTAATGAATCGATATTCGATTCAGGGAGTACCTGCAtccgacgacgaggacgaagTGGATAACAAAACTTATAtaaaggaggtggaggagaagTTGAAGAAGGAACAGGACGAGCTAAGCAAAATCGATACTGGAATAGCGAAAGTGTTTTTGCAAGATCGTGAAAAGGATCGAGAGAATTTGAGACACAGAGCCGCGAACGTTGATCCTAGAAATGCGTCGAGAACGCCATCAGCTGC encodes:
- the LOC726349 gene encoding actin-binding LIM protein 1 isoform X11, producing the protein MKSKTSENFIASESNGVKRDQELKQKQLKRGKTFCQSCKKKCSGEVLRVQDKYFHIGCFKCAQCNASLAQGGFFAREGSYYCTKDYRERWGTKCAGCGEYVEGDVVTAGDKHAFHPNCFHCQRCRQPLLGQGTKVSLVQGQALCHRCVGIPVREASTPIGNSSATRGSGDGPSDPGACAGCGNQLREGQALVALDRQWHVWCLKCHSCDTVLHGEYMGKDGVPYCEKDYQKLFGVKCAYCNRYISGKVLQAGDNHHFHPTCARCTKCGDPFGDGEEMYLQGAAIWHPRCGPGPSGPNGIVNGHGEAHTPQHRESERISSSASEMQFSLRSRTPSLNGSLCSPYSSLSRKYYPARTGSPGLILREYGRGPSEDVSRIYTYSYLTETPTQGYLRRPIQPYDKPPTSPHFHRPSSSRSIRSSGGRSSRSGMRALVDALSETRPKSPASQVDNDEPIELAHYPDAMKPPPGTKPPIERDDFPAPPYPYTDPERRRRWSDTYKGVPASDDEDEVDNKTYIKEVEEKLKKEQDELSKIDTGIAKVFLQDREKDRENLRHRAANVDPRNASRTPSAAREPTYRLRYESPVGASPSRNIDHARPWEDDDGFSYRSSVGPSYNVVSSLRHIPKPGYGLAPRSHTFSSTGGSVSALPGDYSFSGMGDKTHSTDFSSGKSDK
- the LOC726349 gene encoding actin-binding LIM protein 2 isoform X3 translates to MKSKTSENFIASESNGVKRDQELKQKQLKRGKTFCQSCKKKCSGEVLRVQDKYFHIGCFKCAQCNASLAQGGFFAREGSYYCTKDYRERWGTKCAGCGEYVEGDVVTAGDKHAFHPNCFHCQRCRQPLLGQGTKVSLVQGQALCHRCVGIPVREASTPIGNSSATRGSGDGPSDPGACAGCGNQLREGQALVALDRQWHVWCLKCHSCDTVLHGEYMGKDGVPYCEKDYQKLFGVKCAYCNRYISGKVLQAGDNHHFHPTCARCTKCGDPFGDGEEMYLQGAAIWHPRCGPGPSGPNGIVNGHGEAHTPQHRESERISSSASEMQFSLRSRTPSLNGSLCSPYSSLSRKYYPARTGSPGLILREYGRGPSEDVSRIYTYSYLTETPTQGYLRRPIQPYDKPPTSPHFHRPSSSRSIRSSGGRSSRSGMRALVDALSETRPKSPASQVDNDEPIELAHYPDAMKPPPGTKPPIERDDFPAPPYPYTDPERRRRWSDTYKGVPASDDEDEVDNKTYIKEVEEKLKKEQDELSKIDTGIAKVFLQDREKDRENLRHRAANVDPRNASRTPSAAREPTYRLRYESPVGASPSRNIDHARPWEDDDGFSYRSSVGPSYNVGRSSARSPAPRNYPPLGTQRAFTLPNAARHYHSGDYSFSGMGDKTHSTDFSSGKSDISTGSITDVDRRALNDGGMLPSSTTYTGGLGSVVGSHGGHHVRRSLPDMGTAPSEPPKLYPYHLLVITNYRLPADVDRCNLERHLSDAEFEAVLQCTRAEFYRLPQWRRNEIKRRARLF
- the LOC726349 gene encoding actin-binding LIM protein 2 isoform X13; its protein translation is MKSKTSENFIASESNGVKRDQELKQKQLKRGKTFCQSCKKKCSGEVLRVQDKYFHIGCFKCAQCNASLAQGGFFAREGSYYCTKDYRERWGTKCAGCGEYVEGDVVTAGDKHAFHPNCFHCQRCRQPLLGQGTKVSLVQGQALCHRCVGIPVREASTPIGNSSATRGSGDGPSDPGACAGCGNQLREGQALVALDRQWHVWCLKCHSCDTVLHGEYMGKDGVPYCEKDYQKLFGVKCAYCNRYISGKVLQAGDNHHFHPTCARCTKCGDPFGDGEEMYLQGAAIWHPRCGPGPSGPNGIVNGHGEAHTPQHRESERISSSASEMQFSLRSRTPSLNGSLCSPYSSLSRKYYPARTGSPGLILREYGRGPSEDVSRIYTYSYLTETPTQGYLRRPIQPYDKPPTSPHFHRPSSSRSIRSSGGRSSRSGMRALVDALSETRPKSPASQVDNDEPIELAHYPDAMKPPPGTKPPIERDDFPAPPYPYTDPERRRRWSDTYKGVPASDDEDEVDNKTYIKEVEEKLKKEQDELSKIDTGIAKVFLQDREKDRENLRHRAANVDPRNASRTPSAAREPTYRLRYESPVGASPSRNIDHARPWEDDDGFSYRSSVGPSYNVGRSSARSPAPRNYPPLGTQRAFTLPNAARHYHSVIVSSLRHIPKPGYGLAPRSHTFSSTGGSVSALPGDYSFSGMGDKTHSTDFSSGKSDISTGSITDVDRRALNDGGMLPSSTTYTGGLGSVVGSHGGHHVRRSLPDMGTAPSEPPKLYPYHLLVITNYRLPADVDRCNLERHLSDAEFEAVLQCTRAEFYRLPQWRRNEIKRRARLF
- the LOC726349 gene encoding actin-binding LIM protein 2 isoform X7, which produces MKSKTSENFIASESNGVKRDQELKQKQLKRGKTFCQSCKKKCSGEVLRVQDKYFHIGCFKCAQCNASLAQGGFFAREGSYYCTKDYRERWGTKCAGCGEYVEGDVVTAGDKHAFHPNCFHCQRCRQPLLGQGTKVSLVQGQALCHRCVGIPVREASTPIGNSSATRGSGDGPSDPGACAGCGNQLREGQALVALDRQWHVWCLKCHSCDTVLHGEYMGKDGVPYCEKDYQKLFGVKCAYCNRYISGKVLQAGDNHHFHPTCARCTKCGDPFGDGEEMYLQGAAIWHPRCGPGPSGPNGIVNGHGEAHTPQHRESERISSSASEMQYYPARTGSPGLILREYGRGPSEDVSRIYTYSYLTETPTQGYLRRPIQPYDKPPTSPHFHRPSSSRSIRSSGGRSSRSGMRALVDALSETRPKSPASQVDNDEPIELAHYPDAMKPPPGTKPPIERDDFPAPPYPYTDPERRRRWSDTYKGVPASDDEDEVDNKTYIKEVEEKLKKEQDELSKIDTGIAKVFLQDREKDRENLRHRAANVDPRNASRTPSAAREPTYRLRYESPVGASPSRNIDHARPWEDDDGFSYRSSVGPSYNVVSSLRHIPKPGYGLAPRSHTFSSTGGSVSALPGDYSFSGMGDKTHSTDFSSGKSDISTGSITDVDRRALNDGGMLPSSTTYTGGLGSVVGSHGGHHVRRSLPDMGTAPSEPPKLYPYHLLVITNYRLPADVDRCNLERHLSDAEFEAVLQCTRAEFYRLPQWRRNEIKRRARLF
- the LOC726349 gene encoding actin-binding LIM protein 1 isoform X5, translated to MKSKTSENFIASESNGVKRDQELKQKQLKRGKTFCQSCKKKCSGEVLRVQDKYFHIGCFKCAQCNASLAQGGFFAREGSYYCTKDYRERWGTKCAGCGEYVEGDVVTAGDKHAFHPNCFHCQRCRQPLLGQGTKVSLVQGQALCHRCVGIPVREASTPIGNSSATRGSGDGPSDPGACAGCGNQLREGQALVALDRQWHVWCLKCHSCDTVLHGEYMGKDGVPYCEKDYQKLFGVKCAYCNRYISGKVLQAGDNHHFHPTCARCTKCGDPFGDGEEMYLQGAAIWHPRCGPGPSGPNGIVNGHGEAHTPQHRESERISSSASEMQYYPARTGSPGLILREYGRGPSEDVSRIYTYSYLTETPTQGYLRRPIQPYDKPPTSPHFHRPSSSRSIRSSGGRSSRSGMRALVDALSETRPKSPASQVDNDEPIELAHYPDAMKPPPGTKPPIERDDFPAPPYPYTDPERRRRWSDTYKGVPASDDEDEVDNKTYIKEVEEKLKKEQDELSKIDTGIAKVFLQDREKDRENLRHRAANVDPRNASRTPSAAREPTYRLRYESPVGASPSRNIDHARPWEDDDGFSYRSSVGPSYNVGRSSARSPAPRNYPPLGTQRAFTLPNAARHYHSGDYSFSGMGDKTHSTDFSSGKSDISTGSITDVDRRALVCTTAPYYSRRISMNDGGMLPSSTTYTGGLGSVVGSHGGHHVRRSLPDMGTAPSEPPKLYPYHLLVITNYRLPADVDRCNLERHLSDAEFEAVLQCTRAEFYRLPQWRRNEIKRRARLF
- the LOC726349 gene encoding actin-binding LIM protein 2 isoform X4, which encodes MKSKTSENFIASESNGVKRDQELKQKQLKRGKTFCQSCKKKCSGEVLRVQDKYFHIGCFKCAQCNASLAQGGFFAREGSYYCTKDYRERWGTKCAGCGEYVEGDVVTAGDKHAFHPNCFHCQRCRQPLLGQGTKVSLVQGQALCHRCVGIPVREASTPIGNSSATRGSGDGPSDPGACAGCGNQLREGQALVALDRQWHVWCLKCHSCDTVLHGEYMGKDGVPYCEKDYQKLFGVKCAYCNRYISGKVLQAGDNHHFHPTCARCTKCGDPFGDGEEMYLQGAAIWHPRCGPGPSGPNGIVNGHGEAHTPQHRESERISSSASEMQFSLRSRTPSLNGSLCSPYSSLSRKYYPARTGSPGLILREYGRGPSEDVSRIYTYSYLTETPTQGYLRRPIQPYDKPPTSPHFHRPSSSRSIRSSGGRSSRSGMRALVDALSETRPKSPASQVDNDEPIELAHYPDAMKPPPGTKPPIERDDFPAPPYPYTDPERRRRWSDTYKGVPASDDEDEVDNKTYIKEVEEKLKKEQDELSKIDTGIAKVFLQDREKDRENLRHRAANVDPRNASRTPSAAREPTYRLRYESPVGASPSRNIDHARPWEDDDGFSYRSSVGPSYNVVSSLRHIPKPGYGLAPRSHTFSSTGGSVSALPGDYSFSGMGDKTHSTDFSSGKSDISTGSITDVDRRALNDGGMLPSSTTYTGGLGSVVGSHGGHHVRRSLPDMGTAPSEPPKLYPYHLLVITNYRLPADVDRCNLERHLSDAEFEAVLQCTRAEFYRLPQWRRNEIKRRARLF
- the LOC726349 gene encoding actin-binding LIM protein 1 isoform X12, encoding MKSKTSENFIASESNGVKRDQELKQKQLKRGKTFCQSCKKKCSGEVLRVQDKYFHIGCFKCAQCNASLAQGGFFAREGSYYCTKDYRERWGTKCAGCGEYVEGDVVTAGDKHAFHPNCFHCQRCRQPLLGQGTKVSLVQGQALCHRCVGIPVREASTPIGNSSATRGSGDGPSDPGACAGCGNQLREGQALVALDRQWHVWCLKCHSCDTVLHGEYMGKDGVPYCEKDYQKLFGVKCAYCNRYISGKVLQAGDNHHFHPTCARCTKCGDPFGDGEEMYLQGAAIWHPRCGPGPSGPNGIVNGHGEAHTPQHRESERISSSASEMQFSLRSRTPSLNGSLCSPYSSLSRKYYPARTGSPGLILREYGRGPSEDVSRIYTYSYLTETPTQGYLRRPIQPYDKPPTSPHFHRPSSSRSIRSSGGRSSRSGMRALVDALSETRPKSPASQVDNDEPIELAHYPDAMKPPPGTKPPIERDDFPAPPYPYTDPERRRRWSDTYKGVPASDDEDEVDNKTYIKEVEEKLKKEQDELSKIDTGIAKVFLQDREKDRENLRHRAANVDPRNASRTPSAAREPTYRLRYESPVGASPSRNIDHARPWEDDDGFSYRSSVGPSYNVGRSSARSPAPRNYPPLGTQRAFTLPNAARHYHSL
- the LOC726349 gene encoding actin-binding LIM protein 2 isoform X1; translated protein: MKSKTSENFIASESNGVKRDQELKQKQLKRGKTFCQSCKKKCSGEVLRVQDKYFHIGCFKCAQCNASLAQGGFFAREGSYYCTKDYRERWGTKCAGCGEYVEGDVVTAGDKHAFHPNCFHCQRCRQPLLGQGTKVSLVQGQALCHRCVGIPVREASTPIGNSSATRGSGDGPSDPGACAGCGNQLREGQALVALDRQWHVWCLKCHSCDTVLHGEYMGKDGVPYCEKDYQKLFGVKCAYCNRYISGKVLQAGDNHHFHPTCARCTKCGDPFGDGEEMYLQGAAIWHPRCGPGPSGPNGIVNGHGEAHTPQHRESERISSSASEMQFSLRSRTPSLNGSLCSPYSSLSRKYYPARTGSPGLILREYGRGPSEDVSRIYTYSYLTETPTQGYLRRPIQPYDKPPTSPHFHRPSSSRSIRSSGGRSSRSGMRALVDALSETRPKSPASQVDNDEPIELAHYPDAMKPPPGTKPPIERDDFPAPPYPYTDPERRRRWSDTYKGVPASDDEDEVDNKTYIKEVEEKLKKEQDELSKIDTGIAKVFLQDREKDRENLRHRAANVDPRNASRTPSAAREPTYRLRYESPVGASPSRNIDHARPWEDDDGFSYRSSVGPSYNVGRSSARSPAPRNYPPLGTQRAFTLPNAARHYHSGDYSFSGMGDKTHSTDFSSGKSDISTGSITDVDRRALVCTTAPYYSRRISMNDGGMLPSSTTYTGGLGSVVGSHGGHHVRRSLPDMGTAPSEPPKLYPYHLLVITNYRLPADVDRCNLERHLSDAEFEAVLQCTRAEFYRLPQWRRNEIKRRARLF
- the LOC726349 gene encoding actin-binding LIM protein 2 isoform X6 is translated as MGKTFCQSCKKKCSGEVLRVQDKYFHIGCFKCAQCNASLAQGGFFAREGSYYCTKDYRERWGTKCAGCGEYVEGDVVTAGDKHAFHPNCFHCQRCRQPLLGQGTKVSLVQGQALCHRCVGIPVREASTPIGNSSATRGSGDGPSDPGACAGCGNQLREGQALVALDRQWHVWCLKCHSCDTVLHGEYMGKDGVPYCEKDYQKLFGVKCAYCNRYISGKVLQAGDNHHFHPTCARCTKCGDPFGDGEEMYLQGAAIWHPRCGPGPSGPNGIVNGHGEAHTPQHRESERISSSASEMQFSLRSRTPSLNGSLCSPYSSLSRKYYPARTGSPGLILREYGRGPSEDVSRIYTYSYLTETPTQGYLRRPIQPYDKPPTSPHFHRPSSSRSIRSSGGRSSRSGMRALVDALSETRPKSPASQVDNDEPIELAHYPDAMKPPPGTKPPIERDDFPAPPYPYTDPERRRRWSDTYKGVPASDDEDEVDNKTYIKEVEEKLKKEQDELSKIDTGIAKVFLQDREKDRENLRHRAANVDPRNASRTPSAAREPTYRLRYESPVGASPSRNIDHARPWEDDDGFSYRSSVGPSYNVGRSSARSPAPRNYPPLGTQRAFTLPNAARHYHSGDYSFSGMGDKTHSTDFSSGKSDISTGSITDVDRRALVCTTAPYYSRRISMNDGGMLPSSTTYTGGLGSVVGSHGGHHVRRSLPDMGTAPSEPPKLYPYHLLVITNYRLPADVDRCNLERHLSDAEFEAVLQCTRAEFYRLPQWRRNEIKRRARLF
- the LOC726349 gene encoding actin-binding LIM protein 2 isoform X8; translated protein: MKSKTSENFIASESNGVKRDQELKQKQLKRGKTFCQSCKKKCSGEVLRVQDKYFHIGCFKCAQCNASLAQGGFFAREGSYYCTKDYRERWGTKCAGCGEYVEGDVVTAGDKHAFHPNCFHCQRCRQPLLGQGTKVSLVQGQALCHRCVGIPVREASTPIGNSSATRGSGDGPSDPGACAGCGNQLREGQALVALDRQWHVWCLKCHSCDTVLHGEYMGKDGVPYCEKDYQKLFGVKCAYCNRYISGKVLQAGDNHHFHPTCARCTKCGDPFGDGEEMYLQGAAIWHPRCGPGPSGPNGIVNGHGEAHTPQHRESERISSSASEMQFSLRSRTPSLNGSLCSPYSSLSRKYYPARTGSPGLILREYGRGPSEDVSRIYTYSYLTETPTQGYLRRPIQPYDKPPTSPHFHRPSSSRSIRSSGGRSSRSGMRALVDALSETRPKSPASQVDNDEPIELAHYPDAMKPPPGTKPPIERDDFPAPPYPYTDPERRRRWSDTYKGVPASDDEDEVDNKTYIKEVEEKLKKEQDELSKIDTGIAKVFLQDREKDRENLRHRAANVDPRNASRTPSAAREPTYRLRYESPVGASPSRNIDHARPWEDDDGFSYRSSVGPSYNVSTGSITDVDRRALVCTTAPYYSRRISMNDGGMLPSSTTYTGGLGSVVGSHGGHHVRRSLPDMGTAPSEPPKLYPYHLLVITNYRLPADVDRCNLERHLSDAEFEAVLQCTRAEFYRLPQWRRNEIKRRARLF